A genomic segment from Agelaius phoeniceus isolate bAgePho1 chromosome 2, bAgePho1.hap1, whole genome shotgun sequence encodes:
- the FUNDC1 gene encoding FUN14 domain-containing protein 1 produces the protein MAARRPRSASEHDSDDDSYEVLDLTEYARRHHWWNRLFGRSSGPIVEKYSVATQIVMGGVTGWCAGFLFQKVGKLAATAVGGGFLLLQIASHSGYVQVDWKRVEKDVNKAKKQLKKRANKAAPEINTLIEESTEFIKQNIVVSSGFVGGFLLGLAS, from the exons ATGGCGGCGcggcggccccgctccgcctCAG agcaCGACAGTGACGATGACTCCTACGAAGTGCTGGATTTAACAGAATACGCTCGGCGTCACCATTGGTGGAATCGTTTGTTTGGCCGCAGTTCAGGACCAATTGTAGAAAAATACTCTGTAGCCACCCAGATTGTGATGGGAGGTGTGACTGGCTG GTGTGCGGGATTTTTGTTCCAGAAAGTCGGAAAGCTTGCAGCAACTGCAGTAGGTGGTGGCTTTCTTCTGCTTCAA ATTGCTAGTCATAGTGGATATGTACAAGTTGACTGGAAGAGAGTTGAAAAAGAtgtaaacaaagcaaaaaaacagttaaaaaaGCGTGCAAATAAGGCAGCTCCTGAAATCAACACTCTCATTGAAGAG tCAACAGAATTTATCAAGCAGAACATCGTGGTGTCCAGTGGCTTTGTTGGAGGCTTTTTGTTGGGGCTGGCGTCGTAA